From a single Pelodiscus sinensis isolate JC-2024 chromosome 4, ASM4963464v1, whole genome shotgun sequence genomic region:
- the SMIM38 gene encoding small integral membrane protein 38, whose product MESGLLMILVVIIILIRFILWSCLSAYLDYKLSRRFPDKTEKE is encoded by the coding sequence ATGGAATCAGGCCTTTTGATGATTTTAGTGGTTATAATTATATTAATACGATTCATTTTATGGTCCTGTCTCAGTGCTTATTTAGATTATAAACTGTCCCGGAGGTTTCCTGACAAGACAGAAAAGGAATAG